A DNA window from Phoenix dactylifera cultivar Barhee BC4 chromosome 13, palm_55x_up_171113_PBpolish2nd_filt_p, whole genome shotgun sequence contains the following coding sequences:
- the LOC103698415 gene encoding exocyst complex component EXO70B1-like produces MEKGESPLVEEKSREENLEEANRNLKQEEEDKEDQINQGGKEEKPYKEATKEGEQGDKSRASHSDATIIFADIDRFLSVTSIDRDGQNQSHHDPPEIPEAAVGRLVSLVEEEITRYESIAGEWSRKSDELSLLDAIDRISKLSATIATIFPSETKYGKAKNRAGAIVERAMSFLEEEFRSLLEDSRTKPEPRSKLSKSKKPHSLPGPNHDHGSSTSSETTSGSTETDPIYPPAVVEKLRKIAGAMIAAGYETECCQAFIITRRDAFDENLTKIGFQKMSVSDVQRMQWELLEGEIAAWIKAFKHSVAISFSYERELAGSVFSGHQAIAGSLFSNLARGVIIHLLNFAEAVATGKCSAEKLFNVLDMYEALRDMTAEMDSLFPAEPEGSSSSSLRTDLQSEISSARSRLGEAAVAIFCDLESSIKADSSKIPVPSGDIHPLTRYVMNYLEYASEYKNTLEQVFQDHQKSVNKSSSNDKNSSNNNNGGRNFSPFAMQFIEAMDLLDSNLELKSKLYKDPALSYIFLMNNGRYIMKKIKGSSEIRELLGDSLIRKRSSELRQYHKSYQREAWSKVLACFKDEGLQVKGNVSKMMVKERFKNFNAMFEEIHRRQSSWVVNDEQLQSELRVSVSAVIVPAYRSFLGRFRQYVSSDKHVKYGPDDLENYIDELFSGNPSVGMKKRT; encoded by the coding sequence ATGGAGAAAGGCGAATCTCCTCTTGTTGAGGAGAAGAGCAGGGAAGAGAACCTCGAGGAGGCCAACAGAAACCtcaaacaagaggaagaagataaggaggaccaaataaatcagggcggaaaagaagagaaaccaTATAAAGAAGCAACAAAGGAAGGAGAGCAAGGTGACAAGAGCCGAGCCTCCCATTCAGATGCCACTATCATCTTTGCCGACATTGACCGTTTCCTTTCGGTCACCAGCATCGACAGAGATGGCCAGAATCAGAGTCATCATGATCCCCCTGAAATCCCGGAAGCTGCCGTCGGGCGATTGGTATCACTGGTGGAGGAGGAGATCACCAGGTACGAGTCCATCGCCGGCGAATGGTCACGTAAAAGTGACGAGCTCTCGCTCCTGGACGCCATCGATCGGATCTCCAAGCTTTCTGCCACAATCGCTACCATCTTTCCATCGGAGACAAAGTATGGGAAGGCCAAGAACCGTGCCGGCGCCATCGTCGAGCGAGCCATGTCATTCCTCGAAGAGGAATTCCGATCGCTCCTCGAGGATTCACGAACCAAACCAGAGCCAAGGAGCAAACTTTCCAAGTCCAAGAAGCCACACTCGCTGCCGGGGCCTAATCACGACCATGGCAGCTCCACCTCATCGGAGACAACATCCGGCTCAACTGAAACCGATCCAATTTACCCGCCTGCTGTCGTCGAGAAGCTAAGAAAGATCGCCGGGGCGATGATTGCCGCGGGGTACGAGACCGAGTGCTGCCAGGCGTTCATCATCACCCGCCGCGATGCCTTCGACGAGAACCTGACCAAGATCggattccaaaagatgagcgtCAGTGATGTTCAGAGGATGCAGTGGGAGTTGCTGGAAGGGGAGATCGCTGCATGGATAAAAGCCTTCAAGCATTCCGTCGCCATCTCCTTCTCCTACGAGCGGGAACTCGCCGGCTCGGTCTTCTCCGGCCATCAAGCCATCGCCGGCAGCCTTTTCAGCAACCTTGCACGAGGAGTCATCATTCATCTACTCAATTTCGCCGAGGCCGTCGCCACGGGCAAGTGCTCGGCGGAGAAGCTCTTCAACGTGCTCGACATGTACGAGGCTCTGAGGGACATGACTGCGGAGATGGACAGCCTTTTCCCTGCTGAGCCCGaaggctcctcctcctcctctcttcgcaCCGATCTCCAGTCAGAGATCTCCTCCGCCCGGTCACGGCTCGGCGAGGCAGCAGTTGCTATCTTCTGTGACCTTGAGAGCTCTATCAAGGCTGACAGCAGCAAGATCCCGGTGCCGAGTGGGGATATCCATCCTCTCACTCGCTACGTCATGAACTACCTGGAGTATGCCTCCGAATACAAGAACACTCTGGAGCAAGTCTTCCAAGATCACCAAAAATCTGTCAACAAGAGCAGCAGCAACGACAAGAACAGCAGCAACAATAACAATGGAGGTAGAAATTTTAGTCCATTTGCTATGCAATTCATCGAGGCGATGGACTTGCTCGACTCGAACCTGGAGTTGAAGTCGAAGCTCTACAAGGACCCGGCATTGAGCTACATTTTCTTGATGAACAACGGGAGGTACATCATGAAGAAGATCAAGGGCTCGTCGGAGATTCGCGAGCTGCTCGGAGACTCTTTGATCAGGAAGCGGTCGTCGGAGCTGAGGCAGTACCACAAGAGCTACCAGCGGGAGGCGTGGTCGAAGGTGCTTGCATGCTTCAAGGATGAGGGGCTGCAGGTGAAGGGGAACGTGTCAAAGATGATGGTGAAGGAAAGGTTCAAGAACTTCAATGCCATGTTTGAGGAGATTCACAGGAGGCAGAGCTCATGGGTGGTGAACGATGAGCAGCTGCAGTCGGAGCTGAGGGTGTCGGTGTCGGCGGTGATAGTTCCGGCATACCGATCTTTCTTAGGGAGGTTCAGGCAGTACGTGAGTTCAGATAAGCATGTCAAGTATGGACCGGATGACTTGGAGAATTATATCGATGAGCTCTTCAGTGGAAACCCTTCAGttgggatgaagaagaggacatGA